The following proteins are encoded in a genomic region of Argopecten irradians isolate NY unplaced genomic scaffold, Ai_NY scaffold_1156, whole genome shotgun sequence:
- the LOC138313993 gene encoding uncharacterized protein, which produces MRGPCRQTRGYGIQKFKPELYLALEMWLRNTFLKQIEKDYFTMWGTIRGAGDSLLHLLKDSPGNADLYISQVMFREAISRIVMEMSSISWKSAHSICKATESESWRKSLKL; this is translated from the exons ATGAGAGGACCATGTAGACAGACAAGAGGATATGGCATCCAGAAATTTAAACCTGAG TTGTACCTGGCTCTGGAGATGTGGTTGAGgaacacatttttaaaacaaatagagaagga CTACTTCACAATGTGGGGAACTATACGCGGCGCAGGAGACAGTCTGCTACATCTTTTAAAGGATTCACCAGG AAATGCTGACTTGTACATATCACAAGTAATGTTCAGAGAAGCCATTTCAAGGATCGTCATGGAAATGTCTTCAATCTCGTGGAAGTCGGCGCATTCCATCTGCAAAGCGACTGAATCAGAGTCTTGGCGAAAATCTTTGAAGTTGT